Proteins from a single region of Trichoplusia ni isolate ovarian cell line Hi5 chromosome 3, tn1, whole genome shotgun sequence:
- the LOC113508722 gene encoding male-specific sperm protein Mst84Db-like translates to MACCGPCVPCCGSSGLCRGGGTRCCACGARCDGGGTCEQCARCGRKGAGVPGPACGPCCVCGATCGPCRVCGAPCGACCACGASSPCCGAAADGAPCGAGEAGAPRQPEKPSAPSSESSDDPGSRPCSPPPSVVELENC, encoded by the coding sequence ATGGCTTGCTGCGGTCCGTGCGTCCCCTGCTGCGGATCAAGCGGACTCTGCCGCGGCGGCGGCACCCGCTGCTGCGCCTGCGGAGCCCGCTGCGACGGCGGCGGCACCTGCGAGCAGTGCGCTCGCTGCGGCCGCAAGGGCGCCGGCGTACCCGGGCCAGCTTGTGGGCCGTGCTGTGTATGCGGGGCGACATGCGGGCCCTGCCGCGTGTGCGGCGCGCCTTGCGGGGCGTGTTGCGCGTGCGGCGCGAGCTCGCCGTGCTGTGGGGCCGCAGCGGATGGTGCGCCTTGTGGGGCCGGTGAGGCTGGCGCGCCGCGCCAACCAGAAAAACCCTCCGCCCCGAGCTCGGAATCGTCAGACGACCCGGGCTCCCGACCGTGCTCGCCCCCGCCGAGCGTAGTGGAACTAGAAAACTGTTAG